The following proteins come from a genomic window of Candidatus Margulisiibacteriota bacterium:
- the hisD gene encoding histidinol dehydrogenase, with translation MIKIFLSDFEEKIKDIHNKTSFFNRPEEQRVRDIVKDVKENGNRALLKYIKEFEYPASIFLDLVVTSTELELAYSRIDQEILGILKRAIKNIRAYHEQFMDKSWSISISNNSSLGMRVSSLERVGVYVPGGTASYPSTVLMNVIPAQVAGVEQIVMATPAGKDGKVNDLVLAAAKELGITEIYRMGGAQAIAALAFGTEDLDPVDKIVGPGNIFVTLAKKEVFGVTGIDKLAGPSDICIVGDSLSNPRYIAADMLAQAEHDPLASAIFITDSNDLANKVRQEIEKQCYPLLRKDIINQSIANNSAIFVVQERDYQKIIELINLIAPEHLEVFHEAYKTIVQGVKNAGAIFVGEYSPEVLGDYNLGPNHVLPTGGTARFSSVLSAKDFLKASSLIFLDKKDFRDVGYDAYKLAELEGLDGHANAARIRL, from the coding sequence TTGATTAAAATATTTTTAAGTGATTTTGAAGAAAAAATCAAAGATATCCATAACAAGACATCTTTTTTCAACAGGCCTGAGGAACAAAGAGTCCGCGATATCGTTAAAGATGTTAAAGAAAATGGCAATCGTGCCCTGTTAAAATATATCAAAGAATTTGAATATCCGGCCTCAATTTTTTTGGATCTCGTAGTAACCTCCACTGAATTGGAATTGGCATACAGCCGCATAGATCAGGAAATTCTCGGCATTTTAAAAAGAGCTATAAAAAATATACGCGCGTATCATGAACAGTTTATGGATAAAAGCTGGTCTATAAGTATTTCCAACAATTCCAGTCTGGGTATGAGAGTATCATCATTGGAACGGGTAGGCGTTTATGTTCCCGGAGGCACGGCCAGTTACCCTTCAACTGTGCTGATGAATGTCATTCCTGCTCAGGTAGCGGGAGTTGAACAGATTGTTATGGCTACACCCGCAGGGAAAGACGGCAAAGTAAATGATCTCGTTCTGGCTGCCGCTAAGGAACTGGGCATTACCGAGATTTACAGGATGGGTGGTGCTCAGGCCATTGCCGCGCTTGCATTCGGAACCGAAGACCTTGATCCCGTAGATAAAATTGTCGGCCCGGGGAATATTTTTGTCACTTTGGCCAAAAAAGAAGTATTCGGTGTTACCGGTATCGATAAACTTGCCGGCCCCAGCGATATCTGTATTGTAGGAGACTCATTAAGTAATCCGCGCTATATAGCTGCTGATATGCTGGCCCAGGCCGAGCATGATCCTCTGGCTTCGGCAATTTTCATTACCGATTCCAACGATTTAGCCAATAAAGTTCGTCAGGAAATAGAAAAGCAATGCTATCCCTTATTACGTAAAGACATTATCAATCAATCCATTGCCAATAATTCCGCTATATTTGTGGTCCAGGAAAGAGATTATCAAAAAATAATTGAATTAATTAACCTTATTGCTCCCGAGCATCTGGAGGTTTTTCACGAAGCTTATAAAACAATTGTACAGGGAGTAAAAAACGCCGGCGCGATTTTTGTGGGGGAATATTCTCCGGAAGTGCTGGGCGATTATAACCTTGGGCCCAATCATGTTTTACCCACGGGTGGTACCGCCAGATTTTCTTCAGTTCTCAGCGCCAAGGATTTTTTAAAGGCCTCTTCCCTCATTTTTTTGGACAAAAAAGATTTTCGCGATGTCGGCTATGACGCGTACAAGTTAGCCGAACTTGAGGGCCTCGACGGCCACGCAAACGCTGCCCGGATCAGACTTTAG